The sequence TAATTGAGCCGCTTGAATGGCAAGCCATGCTGTTCAATGATTTTAAAATAATAGGGCATCACCGGAATTATTCCAGCAATGTCGGGGTTATGCGCGAATAATTCGGGATTATTAGTTTGCATCCAAAGATCGGCCTCGCCATGTTCGCGTAAGGCCCGAAAAATCGCTGTGCATAATAATTGATCGCCAAGCCCACCGCCAAACCCTAGCACTCGCCGAATCGTGGGTTTGCGTAAGTGTAAGTTTAAATGCCACCAGCGCGGCAAAAATTTGCTTTGCCAATCGTAGCGCAAGCGGCGCTGAACTCGCGCTAAAAATGAGATTTGGTTTGGATCTGCCACAACTAGGCCTCAATTTTCTCGCACACCAGTTCCCACGAATAAATATCAACATCGGGGTTTTCATGAATAAATTTGGTTTGGCCTAATTCACGCAGCAAGCCTTTGACAAACTCTAGCGAAAAATGGGCATGCTTGTGATGAGGATTATAGGGCTGGCCAGTTTTTTGGCAATGAACTCGAAAGCGTTGCTCATCGGGACAGAAAATCACCAAGCGACCACCAACTTTTAATACCCGCAACCATTCTTTTAGTGCAGCTTTGGTATCGTCGAAATCTTCGAGCAAATGCGACGAATAAATATAATCGATCACATTATCAGCAAACCAATATAAATGATCGGCATCGCCACCCAATTGCACTGGATATTGGCCGACCGCCGTGTAGGGTTGCGGTAAATCGACCCGCACCGCCCGTGGATTAATTGGATCGCCACCAAAGCC is a genomic window of Chloroflexota bacterium containing:
- a CDS encoding methyltransferase domain-containing protein, with translation MTKYIARTRQIVWKNYLRALPALKTVSRALGIENAARSAMRTILPKIQAKRTSKWAWASETSKCRARLDPFCVGYGLDLGFGGDPINPRAVRVDLPQPYTAVGQYPVQLGGDADHLYWFADNVIDYIYSSHLLEDFDDTKAALKEWLRVLKVGGRLVIFCPDEQRFRVHCQKTGQPYNPHHKHAHFSLEFVKGLLRELGQTKFIHENPDVDIYSWELVCEKIEA